In one window of Gudongella oleilytica DNA:
- a CDS encoding diguanylate cyclase, translating into MIRNILSIYLFSSVIFLSIMFVYSYSRGKSAFAKAFGFLALTLDIYLLGYLLEVNAETIDSMMFWNQIQYFGIPFFPGFWLMVSLLYTGRIKYLWSKTSIVVFIIPVITFFMRLTNDFHHLFYSRVVMNVMGDFTFLVLGKGPWYYVQMLYSLSVLILCTTFYYQKLIKTTRQERKQFELLFIASIIPYAALVLIIIDPGKLGIDYTAIVLPPCILLINYALSRYNFLGLKQLARERVFEESQEGLILMDRHYIIRDFNASSMLYFSLFGVKLKNEDLGLVLEDHEEMLHSIYSRKPSVHTITSDDEEYYIEFSTKDIGKKDELAGILLTIEDVTLSEKLELQLRELAQTDELTGLNNRRYFMEETSKILGRALRYEEKLSMLMMDIDHFKSINDTYGHSCGDLVLSTLAKIIKTTYRSTDIVGRFGGEEFVVAMINTTAEEAYDRAESLRSAVEDLRIKCQDNELRVTISIGIAELKKDRCEKLDELLNFADSAMYQAKERGRNQTVIYFDQ; encoded by the coding sequence ATGATCAGGAATATCTTAAGTATTTATCTGTTCTCAAGTGTAATTTTTCTATCGATAATGTTTGTCTACTCTTATTCAAGGGGAAAATCTGCCTTTGCAAAGGCATTTGGTTTTCTTGCTCTGACCCTTGACATCTACCTTCTTGGCTATCTGTTGGAGGTAAATGCGGAGACTATTGATTCCATGATGTTCTGGAATCAAATCCAGTACTTTGGAATTCCATTCTTCCCGGGATTCTGGCTTATGGTTAGCCTTCTGTATACCGGTCGCATCAAATATTTATGGAGTAAGACAAGTATAGTTGTCTTTATAATACCTGTAATCACCTTCTTTATGAGGTTGACTAATGATTTTCACCACTTATTCTACTCCAGGGTAGTAATGAACGTAATGGGTGATTTTACATTCCTAGTATTGGGCAAGGGACCCTGGTATTATGTTCAAATGCTGTACTCCCTCTCAGTTCTGATCCTTTGCACAACTTTCTATTATCAAAAGCTTATTAAAACCACCAGGCAAGAAAGAAAGCAATTTGAGCTTCTTTTCATAGCGTCGATAATACCCTATGCAGCTCTTGTACTCATCATTATCGATCCTGGAAAACTGGGGATAGACTATACTGCAATAGTACTGCCACCATGTATCTTACTTATCAACTATGCTCTTTCCCGCTATAATTTTTTAGGGCTGAAACAGCTCGCTCGAGAAAGGGTATTTGAGGAAAGCCAAGAAGGCTTGATACTTATGGACAGACACTATATAATAAGAGATTTTAATGCTTCCAGCATGCTATACTTTTCGCTCTTTGGTGTGAAGCTTAAAAATGAGGACTTGGGGTTGGTATTAGAAGACCATGAAGAAATGCTCCATAGCATCTACTCAAGGAAGCCCAGCGTACATACAATAACTTCGGATGATGAAGAATATTATATTGAATTTTCGACAAAGGATATTGGTAAAAAGGACGAACTGGCTGGTATACTTCTGACCATTGAGGACGTAACCCTAAGCGAGAAGCTGGAGCTTCAACTGAGAGAACTGGCGCAGACTGATGAGCTGACCGGGCTTAATAACCGCAGGTATTTCATGGAAGAAACCAGCAAAATACTTGGTCGTGCGCTTAGGTATGAGGAAAAACTATCTATGCTTATGATGGACATCGACCATTTCAAGTCAATAAATGATACCTATGGTCATTCCTGCGGAGATCTTGTTCTCAGTACACTTGCAAAAATTATCAAAACAACATATCGTTCAACTGACATAGTTGGCCGTTTTGGAGGAGAGGAATTTGTTGTTGCGATGATAAACACGACAGCTGAAGAGGCTTACGACAGGGCAGAATCATTGAGATCCGCTGTTGAAGACCTGAGGATCAAATGTCAGGATAATGAACTCCGGGTAACTATAAGCATTGGCATAGCTGAGCTTAAGAAGGATAGATGTGAAAAACTGGATGAGCTTTTGAACTTTGCGGACAGTGCAATGTATCAGGCGAAGGAACGTGGTAGGAATCAGACTGTGATATATTTTGATCAATGA
- a CDS encoding barstar family protein, which translates to MRTILLDFKKFHHKETFHPYMKKKVQLPEYHGNNLDAMWDAMSYLKEDLRLCIYNWEDHDEADTETYSKAVIAALRELSEHNSHIRLEFITIRRYS; encoded by the coding sequence ATGAGGACAATTTTGCTGGATTTCAAAAAATTTCACCATAAAGAGACGTTCCACCCTTATATGAAGAAGAAGGTTCAGCTTCCCGAATACCACGGAAACAACCTCGATGCAATGTGGGATGCAATGAGCTATCTTAAGGAAGACTTAAGGCTTTGCATATACAATTGGGAGGACCATGACGAAGCCGATACTGAAACCTACAGCAAGGCTGTAATCGCTGCACTCAGAGAGCTTTCAGAGCACAACAGCCATATAAGGCTTGAGTTTATAACTATAAGAAGATACTCTTAA
- a CDS encoding ribonuclease domain-containing protein — protein sequence MMHKYRGKLSLLLIILIMLAAFTGCSTAVEEPETIEVELPQLEESEQSEEPSESPEETSKPDENGYYTSAEDVALYLHTYGRLPDNYITKSEASKLGWDPQKGNLWDVTDKMSIGGDRFSNREKLLPEEDGRIYFECDINYEGGYRGSERLVYSNDGLIFYTEDHYESFEQLY from the coding sequence ATGATGCATAAATATAGAGGCAAGCTTTCACTATTATTGATCATACTAATAATGCTTGCAGCATTCACCGGGTGCAGTACGGCTGTAGAGGAACCGGAAACGATAGAAGTGGAGCTGCCGCAGCTTGAGGAATCTGAACAGTCTGAGGAGCCTTCGGAGTCACCTGAGGAGACTTCAAAGCCTGACGAGAACGGCTATTATACCTCGGCTGAGGATGTGGCACTTTACCTTCACACCTATGGCAGGCTTCCCGACAACTACATTACCAAGTCCGAGGCTTCAAAGCTTGGATGGGATCCTCAAAAGGGGAATCTATGGGATGTTACGGATAAAATGAGCATAGGCGGGGACAGATTCAGCAACAGGGAAAAGCTGCTTCCTGAGGAGGACGGCAGGATCTACTTTGAGTGCGACATAAACTACGAGGGAGGCTACAGAGGCAGCGAAAGGCTTGTGTACTCCAATGATGGACTTATTTTTTACACTGAGGATCACTATGAATCCTTTGAGCAACTTTATTGA
- a CDS encoding YbaN family protein — translation MKLVYISLGFLSISIGAVGAFIPVLPTTPLLLLGSFFLAKGSDRFSTWFRSTKLYKNNLEDFEKKRSMTLKTKILLSTLSSSMIWLSIFTVEKPWLKVMLITVDVFKHYYFIFRIKTEKGDD, via the coding sequence ATGAAGTTAGTCTATATATCACTTGGCTTTTTATCTATTTCAATAGGGGCAGTAGGTGCCTTTATACCTGTGCTTCCAACAACTCCGCTGCTTCTTCTGGGGTCATTTTTCCTTGCGAAGGGCTCAGACAGGTTCAGCACGTGGTTCAGATCAACAAAGCTATATAAGAATAATCTTGAGGATTTTGAGAAAAAGCGCTCCATGACACTTAAGACCAAAATATTGCTTTCAACGTTGTCATCGTCAATGATATGGCTAAGTATTTTCACCGTTGAGAAGCCTTGGCTTAAGGTGATGCTTATAACAGTGGATGTTTTCAAGCACTATTACTTCATATTCAGGATAAAAACGGAGAAGGGGGATGATTGA
- a CDS encoding class I SAM-dependent methyltransferase, which yields MEDNGLRDLLDRLFLQGSLSKAIISNRKRKTEESPLKVTIKPFDQKGTTRFQFERHYQKKVTHENLDPEDAIELAEQLLLNDFKQGDFKTTDGEYQVLVSKKGATRIKEVSSKKHLVDLTHDRKKNYILQDGEPVDYLVHLGVMSPEGTVYKKKYDKFRQINRFLELVEDVADTLKDNGTIKIVDFGCGKSYLTFALYHYLSVIRGLDINIIGMDLKKDVIDFCNDTAEKLGNENLKFICGDIADYVPGSDIDMVVTLHACDTATDIALVKAAQWGARVIMSVPCCQHELFSKIKNPELNGMLKHGIIKERLSSLVTDSIRGSILEILGYQVQILEFVDMEHTPKNIMIRAVRTHEAYRPETILEYKQLKSEWGLEELFIESYMGDYFKVQGEERF from the coding sequence ATGGAAGATAATGGATTGAGAGATCTGCTGGACAGGCTTTTTCTACAGGGGAGCCTGTCCAAAGCAATTATAAGCAATAGAAAAAGAAAGACTGAGGAAAGCCCTCTTAAGGTAACAATTAAGCCCTTTGATCAGAAGGGGACTACAAGGTTTCAGTTTGAGAGACACTACCAAAAAAAGGTGACCCACGAAAATCTGGATCCTGAGGATGCCATAGAACTGGCTGAGCAGCTTCTGCTCAATGACTTCAAGCAGGGAGATTTCAAGACTACCGATGGAGAATATCAGGTTTTGGTAAGTAAAAAAGGTGCTACCAGGATCAAGGAGGTTTCTTCTAAAAAGCATTTGGTAGATCTTACCCACGACAGAAAAAAGAACTATATACTTCAGGATGGCGAACCTGTAGATTATCTTGTGCATCTTGGAGTAATGTCGCCAGAGGGCACAGTATACAAGAAAAAGTATGACAAATTCAGGCAGATCAACAGATTTCTTGAGCTTGTAGAGGATGTTGCGGATACCCTTAAGGATAATGGAACGATCAAAATAGTTGATTTTGGATGCGGAAAGAGCTATCTGACCTTTGCTCTTTATCATTATCTGTCTGTTATAAGGGGACTGGATATAAATATTATAGGTATGGATCTTAAGAAGGACGTGATCGATTTTTGCAACGATACCGCTGAGAAGCTTGGCAATGAAAATCTTAAGTTTATCTGTGGAGATATTGCCGACTATGTCCCTGGATCCGACATTGATATGGTTGTCACATTACATGCCTGCGACACTGCTACGGACATTGCTCTGGTAAAGGCAGCCCAATGGGGTGCAAGGGTCATTATGAGCGTTCCCTGCTGCCAGCATGAGCTGTTTTCGAAGATAAAAAATCCGGAGCTTAATGGCATGCTAAAGCACGGAATAATAAAGGAGAGATTAAGTTCTCTGGTGACAGACAGTATCAGGGGGAGTATACTTGAAATATTAGGCTACCAGGTGCAGATATTGGAGTTTGTTGATATGGAGCATACTCCAAAGAACATCATGATCAGAGCCGTAAGGACACATGAGGCCTACAGACCGGAAACTATCCTTGAATACAAGCAGCTGAAGAGTGAGTGGGGTCTGGAGGAGCTGTTTATTGAGAGCTATATGGGAGATTATTTCAAAGTTCAGGGGGAGGAAAGGTTTTGA
- a CDS encoding flavocytochrome c, which produces MKKSFKLVSLILAMCMLFSLAACTPKTDDTETPSQGNEQEVNVTPMKAGEYIIDVTGMKPMQVKVILGEKSIDGVEIVSHEETPGVSDAAIKDIPIKIVEEQSIGIDIISGATLTSNAIISAVKSAIEQAGGIVSEFDIADISDGKAENSRPSMGTKEIPEEWDMTYDVVVVGGGFAGLSAAYQASTLGASTLLIDKMPVLGGNSQINGGVWASYTSKIADDLYVKLGLTPDTAEKHIEDTIKGGDYMGDVKLVKNFVYGSPIMLDLMLDNGLQVRESITRPGGHYGYRTYTTINGIGADIVNVQKKMLEQTSATIMLNSKMTQIYRESTGEQRVVGIKIETQDGIKNVKAEKGVILTTGGFAGNVEMRSKHVPALTSDIPTTNHVGATGEGIIMAQEVGANTTQMSYIQLYPFANPNNGVLDSYAVIPFSGPSAGIVYVDQYGNRYVNEGERRDVCSRAAQNSGGFPTFSIFGQEIVEKAGFISAEQLENGIFENRIFKADTLEELADIINSNKYKDGTISMNRETLKSTIETHNGYVDAGKDPDFGKVIDKGVMLKIEKGPYYAIPQWPSVHHTMGGLTITEKTEVQDIWGNVIPGLYAAGEITGGVHGTNRLGSNAIPDALVHGYIAAEVSVTGNLPEFVQK; this is translated from the coding sequence GTGAAAAAATCATTCAAACTGGTATCACTGATTTTAGCTATGTGTATGCTATTTTCTTTAGCCGCTTGCACACCTAAAACGGATGATACCGAAACTCCAAGTCAAGGCAACGAACAAGAAGTAAATGTAACACCAATGAAAGCAGGAGAGTATATCATTGATGTTACAGGGATGAAGCCCATGCAAGTTAAGGTAATACTGGGCGAGAAATCTATTGATGGGGTTGAAATTGTATCCCACGAGGAAACACCAGGTGTATCAGATGCAGCAATAAAAGACATACCGATAAAAATTGTTGAGGAACAAAGTATAGGTATTGACATTATTTCAGGTGCTACATTAACAAGCAATGCTATAATATCAGCGGTTAAATCAGCTATAGAACAAGCTGGTGGGATAGTATCTGAGTTTGATATAGCCGATATTTCAGATGGCAAAGCAGAAAATTCAAGGCCTTCAATGGGAACAAAAGAAATACCAGAGGAATGGGACATGACTTATGATGTTGTAGTTGTTGGAGGGGGCTTTGCAGGTTTATCAGCTGCCTATCAAGCATCTACACTTGGAGCCAGTACACTCCTTATAGATAAAATGCCGGTACTAGGAGGAAACTCGCAGATAAACGGTGGAGTTTGGGCTTCTTATACCAGTAAAATAGCAGATGATCTATATGTTAAGCTAGGCCTAACTCCCGACACTGCTGAAAAACACATAGAAGACACCATTAAGGGCGGAGACTACATGGGTGATGTAAAGCTGGTAAAAAACTTTGTATATGGTTCTCCGATCATGTTGGATTTAATGCTTGATAACGGCCTTCAAGTACGTGAGTCTATTACAAGGCCTGGAGGTCACTATGGTTATAGAACTTATACTACAATCAATGGAATTGGTGCAGATATAGTTAATGTTCAAAAGAAAATGCTAGAGCAGACATCAGCAACAATTATGTTGAATTCAAAGATGACTCAAATTTATAGAGAATCAACTGGTGAACAAAGAGTTGTTGGGATTAAAATTGAAACACAAGATGGTATTAAAAATGTAAAAGCTGAAAAAGGGGTCATTCTTACTACCGGTGGATTTGCTGGAAATGTAGAAATGCGTTCAAAACATGTACCAGCTCTTACTTCTGATATTCCTACAACAAACCATGTTGGTGCAACTGGTGAAGGAATAATAATGGCTCAAGAGGTTGGAGCAAATACAACGCAGATGTCTTATATTCAGCTTTATCCATTTGCCAATCCTAACAATGGAGTACTGGATTCTTATGCAGTTATTCCTTTTAGCGGTCCAAGTGCAGGAATCGTATATGTTGATCAATATGGCAATCGTTATGTAAACGAGGGCGAAAGACGTGACGTTTGCTCAAGAGCTGCTCAGAATAGTGGTGGGTTCCCGACATTCTCAATATTTGGGCAAGAAATTGTTGAAAAAGCAGGGTTTATTTCTGCTGAGCAACTAGAAAATGGAATTTTTGAAAACCGAATATTTAAGGCTGATACACTGGAAGAGTTAGCTGATATTATCAATTCTAACAAATATAAAGATGGAACCATCAGCATGAATCGTGAGACATTAAAATCAACAATTGAAACTCATAATGGATACGTTGATGCAGGTAAAGATCCTGATTTTGGTAAAGTAATTGATAAGGGTGTTATGCTTAAAATTGAAAAGGGTCCTTATTATGCAATTCCTCAGTGGCCTTCAGTTCATCATACTATGGGAGGGCTTACAATTACAGAAAAGACAGAAGTTCAAGATATTTGGGGAAATGTAATACCAGGATTATATGCAGCAGGAGAAATTACTGGTGGAGTTCATGGTACTAACAGACTTGGCTCTAATGCAATACCAGATGCTTTAGTTCACGGCTATATAGCTGCTGAGGTATCAGTAACGGGAAATCTCCCGGAATTCGTTCAAAAATAA
- a CDS encoding NAD-dependent protein deacylase: MKDQMIALKKRIADSNNIVFLGGAGVSTESGIPDFRSAKGLYSSKGSRGFTPEEMLSYSFFRSYTGEFFSYYKSNLIYKDALPNKAHIALARLEKMGKLKAVITQNIDGLHQLAGSRNVLELHGSIHRNYCVSCGETYSLEHVLDAEGIPKCPKCGGVVRPDVVLYEEGLDMEVFDRAIDYISKSEILIIGGTSLNVYPAAGLVDYYRGDCLVLMNKTETSYDLKADFVLREPIGTVMEELTKEWKIMD; this comes from the coding sequence ATGAAGGATCAAATGATTGCCCTGAAAAAAAGAATAGCTGACAGCAATAATATTGTATTCCTGGGCGGGGCAGGGGTTTCAACCGAAAGCGGGATACCTGATTTTCGCTCAGCCAAGGGACTATACAGCTCTAAAGGGAGCAGGGGCTTCACACCTGAAGAGATGTTAAGCTACAGCTTTTTCAGAAGCTATACAGGTGAGTTCTTCAGCTACTATAAGAGTAATCTGATTTACAAGGATGCGCTCCCGAACAAAGCTCACATAGCTCTTGCAAGGCTTGAGAAAATGGGAAAGCTTAAGGCTGTTATAACCCAGAATATCGACGGACTTCACCAGCTGGCAGGATCAAGAAACGTGCTTGAGCTTCACGGATCGATCCATAGAAACTACTGCGTAAGCTGTGGTGAGACCTACAGCCTGGAGCATGTCCTCGATGCAGAGGGTATTCCCAAGTGCCCGAAGTGCGGCGGAGTGGTCAGGCCTGATGTGGTGCTTTATGAAGAAGGCCTTGATATGGAGGTATTCGACAGAGCTATTGATTATATCAGCAAATCGGAGATACTGATCATAGGCGGTACATCTCTCAATGTTTACCCGGCCGCTGGTCTGGTGGACTACTACAGAGGCGATTGCCTTGTTTTGATGAATAAGACTGAGACAAGCTATGATCTTAAAGCAGACTTTGTGCTTAGAGAGCCTATTGGCACTGTTATGGAGGAGTTGACTAAGGAATGGAAGATAATGGATTGA
- a CDS encoding DUF6054 family protein, translated as MSKAGFKVSLPLIQAMELIKEGQNSELVHEEILDIGDGKLTGTLIFEKYFFRSSNRAALIVILDNLEGVTDLRVISTGSSQGLVINFDWGAASDFVESVRRSLKDYIVGEDR; from the coding sequence ATGAGTAAAGCAGGCTTTAAAGTGAGTTTACCTTTGATCCAGGCAATGGAGCTTATCAAAGAAGGTCAAAATTCTGAGCTGGTACACGAGGAAATACTTGATATAGGTGATGGAAAGCTTACAGGAACCCTGATCTTTGAGAAATATTTCTTCAGATCAAGCAACAGGGCTGCTCTTATAGTTATTCTGGACAATCTTGAAGGGGTGACGGACTTAAGAGTAATATCTACTGGGAGTTCCCAGGGGCTGGTTATCAATTTTGATTGGGGTGCAGCCAGTGACTTCGTTGAAAGCGTAAGGAGGTCTCTCAAGGACTACATTGTAGGAGAGGATAGATAA
- the guaA gene encoding glutamine-hydrolyzing GMP synthase, with protein sequence MKQDKILVIDLGSTRNTYIAREIRELGVYTEIHPHDISTDELSKITNIKGIVLNGGENRVVDGVEIKPSEALMEAGLPILSVDFDGGMPWPKEECLRIQRMKEFVFDTCKAEPNWNMENFITEQVALIREQVGDGKVLLALSGGVDSSVVAALLIKAIGKQLTCVHVNHGLLRKGEPEEVIRVFREEMGANLVYVDAVDRFLDKLEGVADPEEKRLIIGSEFIRVFEDEARKLEDVKFLAQGTIYPDIIESGTKTVKAVKSHHNVGGLPEDLEFELVEPLKMLFKDEVRECGLALGLPRSMVFRQPFPGPGLGVRCIGAITRDRLEAVRESDAILREEFAMAGMEGKVWQYFTLVPEVKSVGVRDHKRSFEWPVVIRAVNTVDAMTATVERVPYDVLEIITHRITHEVKGVNRVLYDLTPKPVGTIEWE encoded by the coding sequence ATGAAACAGGATAAAATACTTGTGATCGATCTTGGTAGTACCAGAAACACCTACATAGCAAGGGAAATACGTGAGCTAGGAGTTTATACGGAAATCCATCCCCATGATATTTCTACAGATGAACTGTCAAAAATCACGAATATAAAAGGGATCGTTCTAAATGGTGGTGAGAACAGGGTAGTAGACGGAGTTGAAATAAAGCCATCAGAAGCTCTTATGGAAGCTGGCCTGCCTATACTTTCAGTCGATTTTGATGGGGGTATGCCTTGGCCGAAGGAAGAGTGCCTTAGGATCCAAAGGATGAAGGAATTTGTCTTTGATACATGTAAGGCAGAGCCAAACTGGAATATGGAGAACTTTATAACTGAGCAGGTAGCTCTTATCAGGGAACAGGTTGGAGATGGCAAGGTGCTGTTGGCACTTTCAGGAGGAGTTGATTCATCTGTAGTCGCAGCTCTCCTTATTAAGGCCATAGGAAAGCAACTCACCTGTGTTCATGTAAACCATGGACTGCTTAGAAAGGGAGAACCAGAAGAGGTAATAAGGGTGTTCAGGGAAGAAATGGGAGCTAATCTTGTCTATGTAGACGCTGTGGATCGCTTCCTGGACAAGCTTGAGGGAGTCGCAGATCCTGAGGAGAAGCGCTTGATCATAGGCTCAGAATTTATAAGGGTATTTGAAGATGAAGCCAGAAAGCTGGAGGATGTAAAGTTCCTGGCACAAGGCACTATTTATCCCGATATCATAGAATCCGGCACAAAAACAGTGAAGGCAGTGAAGAGCCATCATAATGTAGGCGGACTGCCGGAGGACCTTGAATTTGAGCTGGTTGAGCCGCTTAAGATGCTTTTTAAAGATGAGGTAAGAGAATGCGGCCTTGCTCTTGGACTTCCAAGATCAATGGTGTTCAGACAGCCCTTCCCGGGGCCAGGTCTTGGAGTAAGGTGTATTGGAGCAATAACTAGAGACAGGCTTGAAGCAGTTAGGGAGTCAGATGCAATACTTAGGGAGGAGTTTGCAATGGCTGGTATGGAGGGCAAGGTTTGGCAATACTTTACGCTAGTTCCAGAGGTAAAGTCGGTTGGAGTAAGAGACCACAAACGCAGCTTTGAATGGCCGGTGGTTATCCGTGCCGTAAATACAGTTGACGCCATGACTGCTACGGTTGAAAGAGTCCCATATGACGTACTTGAAATAATAACCCACAGGATCACCCATGAGGTAAAAGGAGTAAACAGAGTTCTCTATGATCTCACTCCAAAACCAGTGGGGACAATCGAATGGGAATAA
- the guaA gene encoding glutamine-hydrolyzing GMP synthase, whose protein sequence is MERETIIVLDFGGQYNQLIARRVREMNVYCEVHPYTISLDKLKAMDPKGIIFTGGPNSVYEKGAPSVERELLESGIPILGICYGAQLISYVLGGNVEAASAREYGKVKLEVVDPESRLMTGVKKESTCWMSHTDYVQKMPEDFKATAVTKTCPTAAFENEEMKLYGVQFHPEVLHSEEGNKILSNFVFNVVGCKGDWKMDEFVEESIKKLQEKIGNKKVLCALSGGVDSSVAAVLIGKAVGKQLTCIFVDHGLMRKDEGDQVEEIFSKDYDLNFIRVNAQQRFYDKLAGVTDPETKRKIIGEEFIRVFEEEAKKIGSVDFLVQGTIYPDVIESGLGDSAVIKSHHNVGGLPDYVDFKEIIEPLRDLFKDEVRKVGLELGLPKELVFRQPFPGPGLAVRIIGEVTEERVKILQAADAIFREEIAAAALDTDINQYFAVLTNTKSVGVMGDGRTYDFTLALRAVTTIDFMTAEFAQIPWNILGHISSRIVNEVRHINRVVYDITNKPPATIEWE, encoded by the coding sequence ATGGAGAGAGAAACGATCATAGTCCTTGATTTTGGAGGTCAGTATAATCAGCTGATTGCCAGAAGAGTAAGGGAAATGAATGTGTATTGCGAGGTCCATCCTTATACCATCAGTCTTGATAAGCTTAAGGCTATGGATCCTAAGGGGATCATATTTACGGGCGGTCCCAACAGCGTGTATGAAAAAGGAGCGCCTTCTGTAGAAAGGGAGCTGCTGGAATCAGGAATTCCTATCCTTGGGATATGCTACGGAGCTCAGCTTATATCTTATGTACTTGGAGGGAATGTTGAGGCTGCGTCTGCAAGGGAATATGGAAAGGTCAAGCTGGAGGTAGTGGATCCCGAGTCCAGGCTTATGACTGGAGTCAAAAAGGAATCAACCTGCTGGATGAGTCACACTGACTACGTTCAGAAAATGCCTGAGGACTTTAAGGCTACAGCAGTCACAAAGACATGCCCGACAGCAGCATTTGAGAACGAAGAGATGAAGCTTTATGGAGTACAGTTCCACCCTGAGGTTCTTCATTCTGAAGAAGGAAACAAGATACTTTCAAACTTCGTATTCAACGTGGTCGGATGCAAGGGCGACTGGAAAATGGATGAGTTTGTTGAGGAGTCCATTAAGAAGCTTCAGGAGAAAATAGGGAATAAGAAGGTACTTTGTGCACTTTCAGGAGGGGTCGATTCCTCAGTTGCAGCTGTACTTATCGGAAAGGCAGTTGGAAAGCAGTTGACCTGTATATTCGTGGATCATGGCTTGATGCGTAAGGATGAAGGGGATCAGGTTGAGGAGATATTCTCGAAGGATTACGATCTGAATTTTATACGGGTCAATGCGCAGCAGAGATTCTACGACAAGCTTGCAGGAGTAACAGACCCTGAAACCAAGAGAAAAATAATCGGGGAAGAATTTATCCGTGTATTCGAGGAGGAAGCTAAAAAGATCGGGTCGGTTGACTTCCTTGTACAGGGCACTATTTATCCCGATGTAATCGAAAGCGGCCTGGGAGACTCAGCTGTTATAAAGAGCCATCACAACGTTGGAGGTCTTCCGGATTACGTCGACTTCAAGGAGATTATCGAGCCATTAAGGGATCTTTTCAAGGATGAGGTGCGGAAAGTTGGCTTAGAGCTTGGACTGCCGAAGGAGCTAGTCTTCAGACAGCCATTCCCTGGGCCGGGACTTGCTGTAAGGATAATTGGAGAGGTAACCGAGGAGAGAGTCAAGATACTTCAGGCAGCGGATGCTATATTCAGGGAAGAAATTGCAGCTGCAGCTCTCGATACAGATATAAATCAGTATTTTGCAGTTCTTACAAACACTAAAAGCGTTGGAGTTATGGGAGATGGAAGGACCTACGACTTTACCCTGGCACTTAGAGCAGTAACCACCATAGACTTCATGACTGCAGAATTTGCTCAGATTCCCTGGAATATCCTCGGACACATCTCAAGCAGGATCGTAAACGAAGTAAGGCACATAAACAGAGTAGTATACGATATAACCAATAAACCCCCGGCTACTATTGAGTGGGAGTAA